Part of the Halomarina litorea genome is shown below.
GCGTACCGGGGTCGAGCAGGTCGCCGTCGAACACCGGGTCCGAGGCGTTCGTCGCGGTGATGACCACGTCCGCGCCCTCGACGGCCGCCGCGCTGGAGGCGACAGCACCGACGCTGGCGTCGAACTGCTTGTTCATCTCGCTGGCGAACGACTCGCGGTGTTCCTTCGTCGGCGAGTAGACGTTCACCGTCTCGAAGTCGCGCACCGTCATCGTCGCCCGGAGCTGCCCACGGGCCTGTGCGCCGCTCCCGATGATAGAGAGGGTCGTCGCGTCCTCCCGGGCGAGGGCGTCGACGCCCACCGCGCCCGTCGCCCCGGTCTTGAACGGGTTCATGCTCGCGCCGTCGAGCATCGCCAGCGGTTCGCCCGAGTTGGCGTCGAACAGCGGCGTCATGAAGTGGACGTCCGCGTCGCCGAAGCCCGCGGCGTACGTGTACCCCCCCATCGCGCCCGTCTCGGGGAGGATGGCGATGTAGCTCGTGAGCATCCCCATCGGCTCGTCGTTGACGAGTTTCGTCCGGGGTTCGGCGGGTCCCTGCTGGCGGTACCCCTCGCGGACGGCGTCGACGTACTCGGCCGGGTCTGCCAGCCCGGCGAGTTCCTCGCTGGTGAGAAACAGTGTGTCGGTCATCGACTGCGAGTCGGACGGCCCCGGCTTAGGGTTTGGGAAGGGCGCAGATGCTCGGACCGGATCGGAGCCGTGAGAGCCGAGAGAAGTGAAGAGCGGAGAGGTGAGGAGAACTGCAATCGGGTGGTGCGTTCAGTCGGCGTTGACGCGTCGGGGGTTGGGCGTCGCGTCGGTCGGCGAGCGAACGAACAGCGCGTGGCCGACGAGTGCGACGGCGACGCTCGCGGCCAGCGGGACGGCCGTCGTCACGTTGAGGCCGGCGAGGACGAGCGTTCCGGAGATGCCGAGGAGTGCGAGCGGGATGAGGCCGAGAACGATGTCGTAGTACCCAGTCATAGTATATCATTACAGATGGTGAACACACATATAAATCTATCGAATAATCGACCCATAGGTTCGACAGTACCCGACATATACTGGAGGGATACCACCTGTGGTGGTTTCGCATAAGTTATGAGTGCTATTCTAAGCGAAATCACCCGACTGCGGCGGGTTGCTGAGACATTGATATAGCTGTCGTTCGTCACAACGGAAGTATCGGTTCAACCGACGGCTTCAAACGCGTCGTATCCGAGGGTCGGACGTGAACGACAACGACCGGGCGATAACCGGACTGGTCATGCTGGCGCACTCGCTGGTCCACACCTACGAGTTCGCCTTCCCGGTGTTCGTCCCCATCTGGCTCTCGCAGTTCGGCGCGACGGAGGCCGCCATCGGCCTCGCGCTGACGGTGGGGTTCTCGCTGTTCGGCCTCGGGTCGCTCCCGGCCGGTATTCTCGCCGACCGCCGCGGGTCGAAGGCCCTCATCGTCGCCTGCCTCGTCGGGATGGGCGGTTCGTTCCTCCTGTTGAGTCTCGCACCCGCGGCGTCGCCCTGGAACCTCGCCGTGGTGACGCTCGCGCTCGTGGTGTGGGGCGTCTCGGCGAGCGTCTACCACCCCGCGGGCCTCTCGCTCCTCACGCGCGGCGTCGAGGAACGCGGGAGCGCCTTCGCCTACCACGGCACCGCGGGCAACATCGGCACCGCGATGGGCCCGCTCCTCACGACGATTCTCCTGTTCGCGCTGACGGACGACTGGCGACTCGTCGCCGCCCTGCTCGCGCTCCCCGCGCTGGCCGGCGTCCTGCTGGCGGTGCGTATCGACGTCAACGAGACGGCCGCCGTCGCGGCCGACGGCGGCGAAGACGGCGGGAGCAAGGCCAACCCCGGCGTGGACTCGCTGGGCGAGTTCCTCTCCGTCTCCCGGACGCTGTTCACGGGCGCGTTCCTCGCCGTCTTCGCCGCCGTGATGCTCTCGGGGCTGTACTACAGGGGGACGCTCACCTTCCTCCCGGCGCTGTTCGAGGGCTTCGAGGCCATCCAGCCGGTGGAGGCGTTCGGGCGCACCTTCGAGCCGGGCAACTACATCTACACGGGTCTGCTGGCGACGGGCGTCCTCGGCCAGTACGCGGGCGGGAAGCTCACCGACCACATCCCCGTCGAACTCGGCCTCGCGCTCGGCTACGGCGGCCTCGGGGTCATCGCGCTGGTCTACCTCCCCGCCGCGAACGCCGGCCTCCTCCCCCTGCTCGTCCTGAGCGCCGTCCTCGGGTTCTTCCTGTTCGTCGTCCAGCCGTTCTACCAGGCCACCGTCGCCGAGTACACGCCCCCCTCGGCGCGGGGGCTCTCCTACGGGTTCACCTACCTCGGTGTCTTCGGCGTCGGCGCACTCGGCGCGACGGTGGCGGGCGTCGCCCTCACCGAGTTCTCCCCGCCGACGCTGTTCGCCGTCCTCTCGGTGTTCGGGTTCGTCGCGGGCGGTCTGGGACTCCTGTTGCTCACGCGCGCACGCTGACCGCGACGCGCCACGGCACCAGCAGGGCGAGTCCCACCGCGATGGAGACGACGACGAACGGGAGCGCGAGGTTCCCGTGGAACAGGTCCGTCCCCCGGAGCAACTGCCCGACGAGCGCCGCGCCCGTCCACGCGCCCGCCGTCAACAGGGCCGCGAGCCACGGTTGTTCGCGGGCGCGCCGCCCGTACACCCCCACCAGCGGCGCGACCAGCGCCCACCCGACGTAGAAGGGAATCGCGGTGCCGAGGACCCACAGCGGCCGTTCGAGCACGGAGACGCCGTGAGAGAACTCCCCCACGACGATGAAGACGGCTATCAACAGCACGTCGCCCAGCGCGACTTTCAGCGTCGTCGGGGAGGGGTCGATGCGGCCCCCCAGCGTGGCCGTGGAGGTGCTCATGTCACCGGGTCCGGGCGGCGCGGACTTCAGTTGCCCGTTCCGGGGTCCGTCCTCGACGAGTTCCCCCGCGGTTCGCGTCCCGAGCC
Proteins encoded:
- a CDS encoding MFS transporter is translated as MNDNDRAITGLVMLAHSLVHTYEFAFPVFVPIWLSQFGATEAAIGLALTVGFSLFGLGSLPAGILADRRGSKALIVACLVGMGGSFLLLSLAPAASPWNLAVVTLALVVWGVSASVYHPAGLSLLTRGVEERGSAFAYHGTAGNIGTAMGPLLTTILLFALTDDWRLVAALLALPALAGVLLAVRIDVNETAAVAADGGEDGGSKANPGVDSLGEFLSVSRTLFTGAFLAVFAAVMLSGLYYRGTLTFLPALFEGFEAIQPVEAFGRTFEPGNYIYTGLLATGVLGQYAGGKLTDHIPVELGLALGYGGLGVIALVYLPAANAGLLPLLVLSAVLGFFLFVVQPFYQATVAEYTPPSARGLSYGFTYLGVFGVGALGATVAGVALTEFSPPTLFAVLSVFGFVAGGLGLLLLTRAR
- a CDS encoding DUF3054 domain-containing protein — translated: MSTSTATLGGRIDPSPTTLKVALGDVLLIAVFIVVGEFSHGVSVLERPLWVLGTAIPFYVGWALVAPLVGVYGRRAREQPWLAALLTAGAWTGAALVGQLLRGTDLFHGNLALPFVVVSIAVGLALLVPWRVAVSVRA
- a CDS encoding ornithine cyclodeaminase family protein; this encodes MTDTLFLTSEELAGLADPAEYVDAVREGYRQQGPAEPRTKLVNDEPMGMLTSYIAILPETGAMGGYTYAAGFGDADVHFMTPLFDANSGEPLAMLDGASMNPFKTGATGAVGVDALAREDATTLSIIGSGAQARGQLRATMTVRDFETVNVYSPTKEHRESFASEMNKQFDASVGAVASSAAAVEGADVVITATNASDPVFDGDLLDPGTHVTAMGQYDPGKRELDTTTIERSVYVPDLRARATSDAGAFLQAVEEGAVTEDHIHGDLGEVLAGDVPGRQSDEEITVFDSGGTGIETVAAAHMLYHKAKAQNLGETIDVAPGSEALTGR